GTTGGTAATAGCTTTTAACGATCTCTTGGTCGCTAAAAAAAATCGTTTTGTCTTTAAAGATTTGAGTGTTTTCATCGCCCTTGCCTAAAATCAATAACACCTCATCGTCTTTTAAATTTTCTAAAGCGTTTAAAATGGCTTTTTTTCGGTCTTTTTCTACAATGACTTTAGAAGAATCATTGATGCCTTTTAAAATATCCTTGATAATGTCTTCTTCGTTTTCGCTTCTGGGGTTGTCTGAAGTTAAGATGATTTGATGCGCGTAACAACTCGCTATCGCTCCCATTTTAGGGCGCTTGGTTTTATCCCTATCACCCCCTGCCCCAAAAAGAGCGGTGATTTTTTGATTTTTAAAGCTTTCAAAGACTTGTTGCATGCCGTCTGTGGTGTGGGCAAAATCCACAACCACTAAAGGTTTAGAATGCACAATTTCCAAACGCCCCTTCACCCCATAAAAGTTTTCTAATAACGGCGCGATTGCTTCTAGCGGTAATTGAGTGAGTAATTTGACCCCTAAAACGCCCGCTAAAATATTATAAAGGTTGTAACGCCCTAAAAGGGGGGAATGCATAAGGGCGATTTCTTTAAGATTAGGATCTCTTAAATCTTGTTGGTAGCATAAAGACGCGCTAATAAAGGGGTTGAGCGAAAAGGCTTGAATGTTTAAATGCGCTTTTTTATCTAGCGCGTAAGTGTGCGCGTTAATGGGGTTAAAAAGGGCGTTTGTTTCATCTCTGTTGATCACTTTCAAGCCCTCATCTTTAAAAAAGCTGTTTTTAGCGTCTCTGTAATTTTCTATATTTTGATGGAAATCTAAATGATCGCTTGTGATATTGGTTAAGATTTTAAGAGCAAAATCAAGCCCAGCGATGCGCTTTTGGACAATCGCATGGGAGCTCACTTCCATGATAAAGTATTCACACCCCAAACGAATCGCTTCTTCTAAATCGCTATAAAGCTCTAAAAGGGTGGGCGTGGTCAAGCCCTTTTCTTTGATGCGTTCATCGTTAATAAAAAACCCCCTTGTGCCTAAAAGAGCGGTCTTTTTATTCAAATCTAAGAGCAAGGAATACATCAAGCTCGCTGTGGTCGTTTTACCATTAGTGCCAGTAATTCCTACAATTTTAATCTTAAAATCAAAGTAGTTTTTAAGCTCGTTAAAATCTAAAATAGCCAGGTTTTTTTCTGCAATTAAAGGAGAGTATTTTTCATTTAAAGGCGTTTTGACAAAAAGGATTTCTTTGGGGTTTTCTAAAACTTCATGCGTGTTATCGCTTAAAAAAGAATAGGCGTGGTTTTGATAAGTCAAGGTTTTTTTAAGCTTCATTCTTTAAGCCTTATTGGATTTGAGGGCGTCTTCTAAAAGAGAACGCAAAAATTTATCGTAAATAAAAGAATCTTCATGCATGTTTTCAATGTAATTGATTGCTAATTCGTAATAGCCATAGTGGTTCAATTCTTTCAAAAATTCATAAAAATCCTCTTTATTGTCAAAAATCACCCTAGAGCTGAACATCAAATCCTCAAACGCTTCCTTAAAGCCGCGCTCCAAGCTCAAGCGTTTGAAATCCGCATACAAAATGCCGTTCAACTCCTCGCCTTTTTGAGAAATTTGAGCATCAATCTTTTCAGTCATTTGGTTCAATCCCTCATCAAAAGAAGCGATCAAATTGATGATTTGCTCTTCAGCCTGGTTTTTTAAACTCCGTTTTTGCATAGCGATCAAGCTTTGATACAATTCATAAAAGCTATGGGCTTCTTTAGGGAAATCTTTAGCGATGTCGCTTAATAACGCCCCCACTTTGGCTTTTTGGTTGTCTTTATCCAAAAACAACACTTCAGAAAAAAGGCGTAACGCTTCAGCGTAATGGGCTTGCTTGAACGCTAAAAAGCCATCTTTAATCAACGCGCGCTTTTTAAATTCATAATCAAACTTT
The Helicobacter pylori genome window above contains:
- a CDS encoding UDP-N-acetylmuramoyl-L-alanyl-D-glutamate--2,6-diaminopimelate ligase, producing MKLKKTLTYQNHAYSFLSDNTHEVLENPKEILFVKTPLNEKYSPLIAEKNLAILDFNELKNYFDFKIKIVGITGTNGKTTTASLMYSLLLDLNKKTALLGTRGFFINDERIKEKGLTTPTLLELYSDLEEAIRLGCEYFIMEVSSHAIVQKRIAGLDFALKILTNITSDHLDFHQNIENYRDAKNSFFKDEGLKVINRDETNALFNPINAHTYALDKKAHLNIQAFSLNPFISASLCYQQDLRDPNLKEIALMHSPLLGRYNLYNILAGVLGVKLLTQLPLEAIAPLLENFYGVKGRLEIVHSKPLVVVDFAHTTDGMQQVFESFKNQKITALFGAGGDRDKTKRPKMGAIASCYAHQIILTSDNPRSENEEDIIKDILKGINDSSKVIVEKDRKKAILNALENLKDDEVLLILGKGDENTQIFKDKTIFFSDQEIVKSYYQHLKQG